One genomic segment of Acidobacteriota bacterium includes these proteins:
- the ccsA gene encoding cytochrome c biogenesis protein CcsA, with translation MTESRTRVRVFRTVDIVAVVLLTIGIVLSFTSPADRIQGDLTRMLYVHVPSVVAAYVAFALTAIGSLLFIVTRRLVFDRLAAASAEVGVMLFGVVIIVGMIWGQTTWGYFWVWDARLTMSAVMFFVYLGYLALRRAIPDVETRANRSAVLGVVALAMIPINHFSVVWWNSLHQGTTILSPAAPKIEGQMAVALLTVMLAMQFVLFALVRRRMEIVLLEDGAFELARGADASVAGDAVQMPQMGAAT, from the coding sequence GTGACCGAGTCCAGAACCAGAGTGAGAGTGTTCCGCACCGTCGACATTGTTGCGGTCGTGCTACTCACCATCGGGATAGTCCTGTCGTTCACTTCGCCGGCGGACCGCATCCAGGGTGACCTGACACGCATGCTCTATGTGCACGTCCCTTCAGTTGTTGCGGCATATGTGGCGTTCGCCCTCACAGCGATCGGTTCGCTGCTCTTCATCGTGACACGCCGTCTCGTCTTCGACCGGCTCGCAGCAGCGTCTGCGGAGGTTGGTGTGATGCTCTTCGGTGTCGTCATCATCGTCGGGATGATCTGGGGGCAGACCACCTGGGGCTACTTCTGGGTGTGGGACGCACGGCTCACCATGTCGGCCGTCATGTTCTTTGTGTACCTGGGGTATCTGGCGCTACGCAGAGCTATCCCCGACGTCGAGACACGGGCGAACCGTTCCGCAGTGCTCGGTGTCGTTGCGCTAGCCATGATCCCCATCAACCATTTTTCGGTCGTGTGGTGGAACTCGCTCCACCAGGGCACCACCATCCTCAGCCCGGCCGCACCCAAGATCGAGGGACAGATGGCCGTTGCATTGCTAACAGTCATGCTCGCGATGCAGTTCGTCCTGTTTGCGCTGGTTCGCAGACGGATGGAAATCGTGCTTCTTGAGGACGGTGCGTTCGAGCTCGCAAGAGGCGCCGACGCCTCCGTTGCAGGCGACGCCGTGCAGATGCCCCAGATGGGAGCTGCCACGTGA
- the tcmP gene encoding three-Cys-motif partner protein TcmP → MARQWGFWTKGKLDILRDYLDAFTTASKSSREILYFDLFAGEPGNVDRITQEPIESSPWVALGTKSAPFTRLRFFELSHAKALEDALHDDFPRRDLKVYAGDCNETIHAALDELAPWNWAPAFAFIDPNGPDVAWATLEALASFKAGRKYKVELWMLLPVPMFVRLLRVDGAEVRPQDEGRITEMYGTDRWRTIYEARVDGELEPAAATDEYVNLMRWRLENVLGYKRVHTFEVRNEQGHPIYFLLFATDHEVGDRIMSHLYQRAIVDFPKMREDAINERRGAQRLFDVADYTERDTKYEYEAPWSPYGSS, encoded by the coding sequence ATGGCTCGCCAGTGGGGATTCTGGACCAAGGGAAAACTTGATATTCTTCGGGACTATCTCGATGCGTTCACAACCGCATCAAAGAGTTCTCGTGAGATTCTCTACTTCGACCTCTTCGCGGGTGAACCGGGAAACGTGGATCGGATCACACAAGAGCCCATCGAGAGCTCACCGTGGGTCGCTCTCGGTACCAAGTCGGCACCGTTCACGCGGTTGAGATTCTTCGAACTTAGCCACGCCAAGGCGCTCGAGGACGCGCTCCACGACGACTTCCCACGGCGAGACCTGAAGGTGTATGCGGGAGACTGCAACGAGACCATCCACGCAGCGCTCGATGAGCTGGCTCCGTGGAACTGGGCTCCGGCGTTCGCTTTCATCGACCCGAACGGTCCCGACGTCGCTTGGGCCACTCTCGAAGCCCTTGCGTCGTTCAAAGCAGGCCGCAAGTACAAGGTCGAACTTTGGATGCTGCTTCCGGTACCGATGTTCGTTCGTCTCCTCCGTGTCGATGGAGCGGAAGTCCGCCCGCAGGACGAAGGGCGAATTACTGAGATGTACGGGACTGACCGATGGAGAACAATCTATGAAGCCCGCGTCGATGGTGAACTGGAGCCGGCAGCGGCTACGGACGAGTATGTGAACCTCATGCGCTGGAGGTTGGAGAATGTCCTTGGATACAAACGTGTGCACACGTTTGAGGTGCGAAACGAACAAGGTCATCCGATCTATTTCTTGCTCTTTGCGACCGACCATGAAGTTGGAGACCGGATCATGTCCCACCTGTACCAACGGGCCATCGTCGACTTTCCCAAGATGCGCGAGGATGCGATCAATGAGCGGAGAGGGGCGCAGCGGCTCTTTGACGTCGCCGACTACACCGAACGGGACACGAAGTACGAATACGAGGCACCTTGGTCGCCATACGGCTCATCGTGA
- a CDS encoding TlpA family protein disulfide reductase, which translates to MTESKPIRLGRILAFLIFGAVVVFAMFASRFGEDMSITASPLIGKNVSDTSLPYLERSGELSLADLRGDIIVLNFWASWCPPCRLEQPELVRAADDLAELGVTFVGALFNDDADSGSRFLDKYGRSERAHYLLDGQSRLGFDFGVTGLPETFFIDRKGVIRAKISGGVSYDLIVATVDQMILGKTPESVKTGELQNRP; encoded by the coding sequence ATGACCGAGTCAAAACCCATCAGGCTGGGCCGAATCCTTGCATTCCTGATCTTCGGAGCGGTAGTGGTGTTCGCGATGTTTGCTAGCCGATTCGGCGAAGACATGAGCATCACAGCATCGCCGCTCATCGGGAAGAACGTCTCAGACACGTCGCTGCCGTATCTCGAGCGCAGCGGTGAACTCTCCCTCGCCGATCTCAGGGGCGACATCATTGTGCTCAACTTCTGGGCGTCATGGTGCCCGCCGTGCCGCCTCGAACAACCCGAGTTGGTGAGGGCAGCGGATGACCTTGCCGAGCTTGGTGTCACGTTCGTCGGTGCGCTCTTCAACGACGACGCCGACTCTGGCTCAAGGTTTCTCGACAAATACGGGCGGAGCGAGCGAGCTCACTATCTGTTGGACGGCCAGTCTCGTCTGGGGTTCGACTTCGGTGTGACCGGGTTGCCGGAGACGTTTTTTATTGATCGAAAAGGTGTGATCCGGGCGAAGATCAGTGGTGGTGTTAGCTACGACCTTATTGTCGCCACCGTCGATCAGATGATTCTCGGGAAAACTCCGGAGTCGGTGAAGACCGGTGAACTTCAGAACAGGCCATAG
- a CDS encoding ABC transporter ATP-binding protein, whose product MLRSVNLTIDAGEAVGLFGANGAGKTTLLRLVALVAKPTGGTATVLGSAKGTDLAPVRRRIGMIGHVPALYPTLTLEENLSFLVSMRGDPVDKVADVLAEVGLGDVAGRQARHCSHGMQRRAEIAFQLVARPDLLLLDEPHAALDAHAAELVEYLASSVLERGGATVVVSHDRTRVSKMTHRNVELVAGELVDGKLVDGDSS is encoded by the coding sequence ATTCTACGGTCCGTGAATCTAACGATTGACGCGGGCGAAGCCGTCGGACTGTTCGGTGCCAACGGTGCCGGAAAAACCACCCTCCTGCGGCTCGTCGCACTCGTCGCAAAACCGACCGGAGGGACCGCAACGGTGCTGGGATCAGCGAAAGGCACCGACCTCGCCCCGGTACGGCGGCGCATCGGCATGATTGGCCACGTCCCGGCGCTGTACCCAACACTGACGCTTGAAGAGAACCTGTCATTCCTTGTTTCCATGCGCGGCGACCCGGTCGACAAGGTCGCAGACGTCCTCGCCGAAGTCGGCTTGGGCGACGTGGCGGGTCGCCAGGCTCGCCACTGTTCACACGGTATGCAACGGCGAGCCGAAATCGCGTTCCAGCTTGTTGCCCGCCCCGACCTTCTACTCCTCGACGAACCCCACGCCGCGCTCGACGCCCACGCCGCAGAACTCGTTGAGTACCTCGCCTCCTCCGTGCTCGAACGCGGCGGCGCAACCGTCGTCGTGTCGCACGACCGCACCCGGGTCTCCAAAATGACCCATCGCAACGTTGAACTCGTCGCCGGGGAACTCGTTGACGGAAAACTTGTCGATGGGGACAGCTCGTGA
- a CDS encoding Fic family protein: protein MAEYQRRRWEPRFEGMTRRDRRGCSYDAYLPDPLKGWNLTLPSDLAADIADAETAVRDLNAAGTSHVSLEGLARFLLRAESVASSKIEGLDAGPRRLVEAEAALAQGGESADRIAVEVLGNIAAMESAIKLGVQVERISLADLQDIHQVLMERSRTPDLGGVIREQQNWIGGSSYNPCSAVFVPPPPDHVEECLEDLIDYTNGDEHSPLVQAAIAHAQFETIHPFADGNGRAGRALIHVIFRRRGLSPVFVPPISLVLATWTGDYISGLTAFRHLGPADSPERSVAAHTWLRTFAGATLRACSDAQIYATRIDELVHQWRSNLGTVRNGSALDLLIEVLPGVPLLTVDSASGLIHRTPVAAGAAINRLVEAKILTQRNVGKQRYRIFEAPAVLDLFTSFERALASPTGNTATTAPVRPVPQPPGDA from the coding sequence GTGGCGGAGTACCAGCGGAGGCGGTGGGAGCCTCGATTTGAGGGAATGACTCGCCGCGACCGACGAGGTTGCAGCTACGACGCGTACTTGCCCGATCCCCTCAAGGGATGGAACCTTACCCTTCCTAGCGACCTCGCGGCCGATATCGCCGACGCCGAAACTGCTGTCAGGGACCTCAACGCGGCCGGGACGAGCCACGTCAGCCTCGAGGGTCTCGCTCGATTCCTCCTCCGAGCTGAATCGGTTGCATCCTCAAAGATCGAAGGACTCGACGCCGGACCTCGTCGGCTTGTCGAGGCGGAGGCTGCCCTCGCCCAAGGTGGCGAAAGCGCCGATCGCATCGCCGTCGAAGTCCTCGGCAACATCGCAGCTATGGAATCCGCTATCAAGCTGGGCGTCCAAGTAGAGCGCATCTCTTTGGCCGATCTGCAAGACATCCACCAGGTCCTGATGGAACGCTCGCGGACACCAGACCTCGGAGGAGTTATTCGCGAGCAGCAGAACTGGATAGGCGGCAGTTCCTACAACCCATGCAGCGCAGTGTTCGTCCCGCCCCCACCGGACCACGTTGAGGAGTGCCTCGAAGACCTGATCGACTACACCAACGGCGACGAGCACTCACCGCTTGTGCAAGCGGCGATCGCTCACGCCCAGTTTGAGACGATCCATCCCTTCGCCGACGGGAATGGCCGCGCCGGGCGGGCCCTGATCCACGTCATCTTCCGCCGGCGCGGGCTGTCACCGGTGTTCGTGCCCCCCATCAGCCTCGTACTCGCCACTTGGACCGGCGACTACATATCTGGATTAACCGCGTTCCGGCACCTGGGTCCCGCAGACAGCCCCGAGCGGTCCGTGGCTGCCCACACATGGTTACGGACCTTCGCTGGCGCCACCCTCCGGGCATGCAGCGACGCCCAGATCTACGCCACGAGAATCGACGAGCTCGTCCATCAATGGCGGTCGAACCTCGGCACGGTTCGCAACGGTTCCGCATTGGACTTGCTCATTGAGGTTCTTCCGGGGGTCCCCCTCCTGACCGTAGATTCCGCCAGCGGGCTCATCCACCGGACCCCTGTCGCCGCCGGGGCAGCCATCAACCGCCTCGTCGAAGCGAAGATACTGACGCAGCGCAACGTCGGCAAGCAACGGTATCGCATCTTCGAAGCACCGGCCGTCCTCGATCTGTTCACATCATTCGAGCGCGCCCTCGCCAGCCCAACAGGCAACACCGCGACCACAGCCCCCGTCCGCCCAGTGCCACAACCGCCCGGCGATGCGTGA
- the trxA gene encoding thioredoxin — translation MATINLTKENFEQTIADNDIVLVDFWAEWCGPCRTFGPTYEKVSEHYPNAVFAKVDTEAEQELAGQFNIRSIPTLMVFRDQIGIFSQPGALPESSLTDLVDQTLALDMDAVKAEVEQEHDHTHDHSEPATTSAE, via the coding sequence ATGGCAACCATCAATCTCACAAAAGAAAACTTTGAACAGACGATTGCGGACAACGACATCGTCCTGGTCGACTTCTGGGCCGAATGGTGCGGTCCGTGTCGGACGTTCGGGCCAACGTATGAGAAGGTCTCCGAGCATTATCCCAACGCGGTGTTCGCCAAGGTTGATACCGAGGCCGAGCAGGAGCTGGCCGGACAGTTCAATATCCGTTCGATCCCAACACTGATGGTGTTCCGTGACCAGATCGGCATCTTCAGCCAGCCAGGTGCCCTCCCCGAGTCGTCGCTGACCGACCTAGTCGATCAGACGCTGGCCCTAGACATGGACGCCGTCAAGGCCGAAGTCGAGCAAGAGCACGACCACACCCACGATCACAGCGAACCAGCCACAACCTCCGCTGAGTAA
- a CDS encoding cytochrome c maturation protein CcmE, which produces MKRYVRFLIPAVAILGVLVAVLFTLSDSLVYFYTPTDIVSGDITQQRFRIGGEVLEGSVTTTELGVEFTVTDGRESIGVVHSGAPQQLFQEGIGVVLEGSWDGAVFRSDTMLVKHDETYVADDGEVFDYSTDEGER; this is translated from the coding sequence ATGAAACGCTACGTTCGCTTCCTGATCCCCGCCGTGGCCATCCTCGGTGTTCTCGTGGCAGTTCTGTTCACCCTTTCAGACAGCCTCGTGTATTTCTACACACCGACCGACATCGTCTCGGGCGACATCACGCAGCAGCGGTTCCGCATCGGTGGCGAGGTGCTCGAAGGCAGCGTGACCACGACCGAGCTTGGTGTGGAGTTCACCGTCACCGACGGGCGAGAATCGATCGGTGTTGTGCACAGCGGTGCGCCGCAGCAACTTTTTCAGGAGGGGATCGGTGTCGTGCTCGAAGGCTCATGGGATGGTGCGGTGTTCCGCTCAGACACCATGTTGGTGAAGCACGACGAGACGTACGTTGCGGACGACGGCGAGGTATTCGACTACTCAACCGATGAGGGCGAGCGGTGA
- a CDS encoding heme exporter protein CcmB: MTDFYRQARTVVIRDLRRERRTAEVLGVTIPFGAISIILIGFLLSADSQVLDKAAPAVLWGIVFLFGTLVAVRRTAAETPAQRDMLALTGADPAAMWVGQAVASALFMILFEVVVGLVGFFFLGISVPIWWPIPIVIVLVGIGLAALGTLAGWIAHDLETGTALVPLIVAPLSIPLLLGASKTLDELITQRGILRWIVLMLVVDLVVIIIGVLAARPLQENP; this comes from the coding sequence GTGACTGACTTCTACCGACAGGCACGGACCGTGGTCATACGTGACCTGCGCCGGGAACGGCGCACCGCCGAGGTGCTCGGAGTGACAATTCCCTTTGGCGCCATCTCGATCATCCTGATCGGCTTTCTGCTCAGCGCCGACTCACAAGTCCTCGACAAGGCCGCACCTGCTGTGCTGTGGGGCATCGTGTTTCTCTTCGGGACGCTCGTCGCGGTGCGCCGTACGGCAGCCGAGACCCCTGCCCAGCGCGACATGCTCGCCCTCACCGGCGCCGACCCGGCCGCAATGTGGGTCGGCCAAGCCGTGGCGTCCGCCCTGTTCATGATCTTGTTCGAAGTCGTCGTCGGGCTTGTCGGCTTCTTCTTCCTTGGCATATCGGTGCCGATCTGGTGGCCGATCCCCATCGTGATTGTCTTGGTCGGCATCGGTCTAGCCGCCCTCGGAACGCTCGCCGGTTGGATTGCACACGACCTCGAAACAGGCACGGCGCTCGTCCCGCTCATCGTGGCACCGCTCTCAATTCCGCTGCTACTTGGTGCTTCGAAGACGCTGGATGAGTTGATCACACAACGCGGTATCCTTCGCTGGATCGTCCTCATGTTGGTGGTCGATCTCGTCGTGATCATCATCGGCGTCCTCGCCGCACGGCCGCTCCAGGAGAACCCGTGA
- a CDS encoding phage Gp37/Gp68 family protein, translated as MADHSGIEWTESTWNPTTGCDRVSPGCDNCYALTLAKRLKAMGSEKYQLDGDPRTSGPGFKLTIHPQVLDLPRSWRRPRVVFVDSMSDLFHPDVPLGFIQDVFEVMADTPQHTYQILTKRSKRLREMSADIDWPANVWMGVSVENARYTFRIDHLRDVPAAVRFLSLEPLLGPLPGLDLAGIHWVILGGESGPGARPMDLDWVNDIRDQCADARVPFFFKQWGGRTPKAGGRDLDGRTYNDMPILVRMG; from the coding sequence ATGGCTGACCACAGCGGTATCGAATGGACTGAATCAACCTGGAATCCGACGACCGGCTGTGATCGCGTTTCTCCAGGCTGTGACAATTGTTACGCCTTGACTCTTGCGAAGCGCCTAAAGGCGATGGGTTCCGAGAAGTATCAACTTGATGGAGACCCGAGAACGTCCGGGCCAGGCTTCAAGCTGACGATCCACCCACAAGTGCTTGATCTGCCCAGGTCATGGCGGCGGCCGCGTGTTGTGTTTGTCGATTCAATGAGCGATTTGTTCCACCCGGATGTTCCCTTGGGATTCATCCAAGATGTGTTCGAAGTGATGGCCGACACGCCGCAGCACACCTATCAAATCTTGACGAAGCGCTCGAAGCGACTCCGAGAGATGTCGGCCGACATCGATTGGCCAGCCAACGTGTGGATGGGCGTCAGCGTTGAAAATGCCCGGTACACGTTCAGAATTGACCATCTCCGCGATGTTCCCGCAGCCGTTCGGTTTCTTAGCCTGGAACCACTGCTCGGCCCACTTCCCGGCCTTGATCTTGCCGGCATCCATTGGGTGATTCTCGGCGGCGAGAGCGGTCCTGGGGCCCGGCCGATGGACCTCGATTGGGTGAACGACATACGCGACCAGTGTGCGGATGCCAGAGTTCCATTCTTCTTCAAGCAATGGGGAGGCAGGACTCCAAAGGCCGGAGGGAGAGATCTCGACGGTCGGACCTACAACGACATGCCCATCTTGGTTCGGATGGGGTAG
- a CDS encoding cytochrome c-type biogenesis protein CcmH, whose protein sequence is MRELGRVLRIAVPIAAVLIMVLALRPAASVVSAQDRVDALSKTLVCPVCNGLSLDQSPSKVALDGVAFVTEKIDEGWSDDDIYEYWAGVYGNSAILDPGRSGLGPVLWGVPFALVLLGGYVILTRRRTDAPLVTDVSVVGQRMDQVASDIEDLDRQVADGELDPETAQELHDVYTAELAELSGNVSDVPVKTGVETKIKVGAAVIGAVSAVIGIVAIVGLNNPQSNATEGVINDVLNGRQVDLADVTNEEMEVVVANNPDILPMRRALARRYFEDGEFSKALQHFIYILDREKDPESLATVGWMTYLSDNAETAASLLDEALVVDPNYVTAQVWLALVRLEGLNDPAGAVPLLERALLSTELPPDTVSVIEEALAVARERAESGAG, encoded by the coding sequence ATGCGTGAACTCGGACGGGTACTGCGGATTGCGGTACCGATCGCTGCAGTGCTCATCATGGTGCTCGCCTTGCGGCCGGCGGCTTCGGTTGTGTCCGCGCAAGATCGGGTTGACGCTCTCAGCAAGACACTTGTTTGCCCCGTCTGCAACGGGTTAAGTCTCGATCAGTCACCGAGCAAAGTGGCGCTCGACGGTGTCGCATTTGTGACTGAAAAGATTGACGAAGGCTGGTCAGATGACGACATTTACGAGTACTGGGCCGGCGTGTATGGGAACTCCGCAATCCTCGACCCCGGACGCAGCGGCCTCGGACCGGTGCTGTGGGGCGTGCCGTTCGCACTTGTGCTGCTCGGTGGGTATGTGATCCTCACGCGGCGCCGCACTGACGCACCCCTCGTCACTGACGTATCAGTCGTGGGACAGCGAATGGACCAGGTAGCTAGCGATATTGAGGATCTCGATCGCCAGGTCGCCGACGGTGAACTTGATCCGGAGACTGCACAAGAACTGCACGACGTCTACACGGCAGAACTCGCAGAACTATCTGGAAACGTCTCCGACGTGCCGGTGAAGACGGGCGTTGAGACAAAAATCAAGGTCGGTGCCGCGGTGATCGGCGCGGTGTCGGCCGTGATCGGCATCGTTGCGATCGTCGGGCTCAACAACCCACAGTCCAACGCGACCGAGGGTGTCATCAACGACGTGCTGAATGGTCGGCAGGTAGATCTTGCGGACGTGACCAACGAGGAGATGGAGGTCGTTGTCGCCAACAACCCCGACATCTTGCCAATGCGTCGCGCACTGGCGCGTCGCTACTTTGAGGACGGCGAATTCTCGAAGGCGCTGCAACATTTCATCTACATCCTGGACCGAGAAAAGGACCCAGAGTCGCTCGCCACTGTCGGCTGGATGACATACCTCTCCGACAATGCCGAGACCGCCGCCAGCCTCCTCGACGAGGCGCTTGTTGTCGACCCCAACTATGTCACCGCCCAGGTGTGGCTTGCGCTGGTACGGCTCGAAGGCCTCAACGACCCGGCGGGCGCCGTGCCACTGCTTGAACGGGCCCTCTTGTCTACCGAACTCCCGCCAGACACGGTTTCGGTCATTGAAGAGGCGCTCGCCGTGGCCCGTGAGCGAGCGGAGAGTGGCGCGGGATGA
- a CDS encoding hemerythrin domain-containing protein produces MADNPIPTATSVLREEHRLILKVAGALDLMLSAHHHGQSLDYDRVAKCIMFFRLFADACHHGKEEDLLFPELVAKGMSKDAGPIAVMLDEHEQGRAFVGIMRATFDKAREGNEQAGAELVFAAEGFIELIVAHIGKEDNVLFGMSDGMIVGNDCRDLCAGYDEVCGRSFEGQSKEDLERLAGEIV; encoded by the coding sequence ATGGCAGACAACCCCATCCCGACCGCAACATCGGTCCTGCGCGAAGAACACCGACTCATTCTCAAGGTAGCGGGGGCCCTCGATCTGATGCTTAGCGCCCACCATCACGGTCAATCGCTCGACTACGACCGCGTCGCCAAGTGCATAATGTTTTTTCGATTGTTTGCTGACGCTTGCCATCATGGCAAAGAGGAGGACTTGTTGTTTCCCGAGTTGGTTGCAAAGGGAATGTCGAAGGACGCGGGTCCGATTGCAGTCATGCTCGATGAGCACGAGCAAGGAAGGGCGTTCGTTGGAATCATGAGGGCCACTTTCGACAAGGCCCGGGAGGGCAACGAACAGGCCGGCGCCGAACTTGTTTTCGCCGCCGAGGGTTTCATCGAGCTGATCGTTGCCCACATCGGCAAGGAGGACAACGTCCTGTTCGGCATGTCTGACGGAATGATCGTCGGCAATGACTGCCGGGACCTCTGCGCAGGCTACGACGAGGTGTGCGGGCGAAGTTTCGAGGGTCAGTCAAAGGAAGATCTTGAACGCCTTGCAGGAGAGATTGTCTAG
- a CDS encoding heme lyase CcmF/NrfE family subunit, which yields MIALAGYISLLTALVGAGWLTVAGLRRVTTGEGAKEALRLPVRLLVGGGLAAMGFLELGIVTHDYSIEYIASNSATETPFIFLLASGWAALEGSVLLWGLLVAVFAWLVYRSLGANDGLGAGALGIIGAVAVFWFATMITVANPFRVCTAAAEIGCQASSWFPLAASVSPVNGVGPNALLQNHILMAIHPPMLYVGFVGMTAPFAFAISALIRGESGNGWLERTRRWTILAWVFLTIGLMLGGWWSYEVLGWGGYWAWDPVENSTLIPWLAATAFIHSSVIQRKRGMLQAWNIVLVISTFSLTILATFLTRSGVVFSVHAFSQSGIGPAILIFLAFVVIGSFALFAFRAHLVAQAPRVESLVSREGVFLLNNLLLAVWGLAVLLGTLAPTIFEVLNGNRVTVGRPFYDRITLPIALVLLLAVGIGPIMPYRIADPRVVWRRLRTPVTAALVIGAVVVMIGVRSVPTIMVIVLGAFIPAVIVRLMWTRMNQVAKTGISVGAAFVRIVKNEPGFWGGQLSHLGVAVLAIGIATTTGLASQTTIQLSVGESVPVAGYCISYDGPFERQEPNRVVRGLDLTVLDASCSRTLTTLSPSTNAYKNSSTPIGTPAVYTTLFEDVYIRIAAGSAANPVIDVFIFPMMWMVWLGGAVTGLGGAVSVIGRRAQRKAMVDA from the coding sequence GTGATAGCGCTCGCCGGTTATATCTCGCTGCTCACCGCGTTGGTCGGTGCAGGCTGGCTCACGGTTGCCGGGTTACGGCGGGTGACGACAGGCGAGGGCGCAAAAGAGGCTCTCCGGTTGCCGGTTCGGTTGCTTGTCGGCGGTGGACTTGCCGCGATGGGTTTCCTCGAACTTGGCATCGTGACCCACGACTATTCAATTGAATACATCGCGTCGAACAGCGCAACCGAGACACCGTTCATCTTCCTCCTCGCCAGCGGCTGGGCTGCGCTTGAGGGCAGCGTCTTGCTCTGGGGACTGCTCGTTGCCGTGTTTGCGTGGCTGGTATATCGCTCGCTTGGCGCCAACGACGGCCTCGGAGCAGGAGCCTTGGGGATCATCGGGGCGGTTGCGGTGTTCTGGTTCGCAACGATGATCACTGTTGCGAACCCGTTCAGGGTGTGTACCGCAGCAGCCGAGATAGGTTGCCAGGCGAGTTCGTGGTTCCCCCTCGCGGCGTCGGTGAGCCCGGTGAACGGCGTCGGGCCAAACGCACTACTCCAAAATCACATCCTCATGGCGATCCACCCGCCAATGCTCTATGTCGGGTTTGTTGGTATGACCGCCCCCTTTGCGTTCGCGATCTCAGCGCTGATCCGCGGTGAGAGCGGCAACGGATGGCTCGAACGCACTCGGCGCTGGACGATCCTTGCGTGGGTGTTTCTCACCATCGGGCTGATGCTCGGCGGTTGGTGGTCGTACGAAGTGCTCGGTTGGGGCGGCTACTGGGCATGGGACCCAGTGGAAAACAGCACGCTGATTCCGTGGCTTGCCGCAACCGCGTTCATCCACTCGTCCGTCATCCAACGAAAGCGCGGCATGCTGCAAGCGTGGAACATTGTGCTGGTCATCTCAACGTTCTCACTGACAATCCTGGCAACTTTTCTCACTCGCTCTGGTGTTGTGTTCTCGGTGCATGCGTTCAGTCAATCTGGGATCGGCCCCGCAATCCTGATCTTCCTCGCGTTCGTGGTGATTGGGTCGTTTGCCCTTTTCGCGTTCAGGGCACACCTCGTCGCGCAGGCGCCGCGTGTCGAATCGCTTGTCAGCAGAGAAGGAGTGTTCCTGCTCAACAACCTGCTGCTCGCCGTGTGGGGCCTCGCGGTCTTACTCGGCACACTTGCGCCCACAATATTCGAAGTGCTCAACGGCAACCGTGTCACCGTCGGCCGACCGTTCTACGACAGGATCACCCTCCCGATCGCGCTCGTTCTACTTCTCGCCGTCGGCATCGGACCAATCATGCCGTACCGGATTGCCGACCCACGGGTCGTATGGCGACGGCTGCGGACGCCGGTGACCGCTGCTCTAGTAATCGGCGCGGTAGTGGTCATGATCGGGGTGAGGTCGGTGCCGACGATCATGGTGATCGTCCTCGGTGCCTTCATCCCGGCGGTGATCGTCCGGCTGATGTGGACCAGGATGAACCAGGTAGCCAAAACCGGGATCAGCGTTGGTGCCGCGTTCGTGCGCATCGTGAAGAACGAACCAGGGTTCTGGGGCGGTCAACTGTCACACCTAGGTGTTGCGGTCCTGGCCATCGGGATAGCTACAACTACCGGTCTCGCTTCGCAGACGACTATCCAGTTGAGTGTCGGCGAGTCGGTCCCGGTTGCCGGTTACTGCATTTCGTATGACGGACCGTTCGAGCGACAGGAACCCAACCGTGTGGTGCGGGGACTCGACCTCACCGTGCTAGACGCATCGTGCTCAAGGACCCTGACCACGCTTTCACCGAGTACCAACGCGTACAAAAACTCATCAACACCGATCGGCACCCCAGCCGTATACACCACCCTATTTGAGGATGTCTATATCCGAATAGCGGCCGGCAGCGCGGCCAACCCGGTCATCGACGTGTTCATCTTTCCCATGATGTGGATGGTGTGGTTGGGTGGCGCAGTGACGGGTCTTGGCGGCGCGGTGTCTGTGATCGGACGCCGGGCGCAGCGGAAAGCCATGGTCGATGCGTGA